From a region of the Nonlabens sp. Hel1_33_55 genome:
- a CDS encoding SDR family NAD(P)-dependent oxidoreductase: protein MDLQLKGKTALVTGSTKGIGKAIAKKLLEEGATVIVHGSSEKSINKSKNYFEGFDKVRFMSADFAVVTSINKMIKDLPDIDILINNLGIFGGKDFEDITDDEWMNFFEVNVMSGIRMSRALFPQMLKKNDNGRIIFISSESGFNIPEEMIHYGMTKTAQLAVARGLAKLTKGTTVTVNSVLPGPTYSDGVQDMLDNMSDGDSHDKEQMEEQFFNEQRPSSLIQRFTDPEEIANMAAYVSSPLSSATNGASLRAEGGIVDFI, encoded by the coding sequence ATGGACTTACAACTCAAAGGAAAAACAGCATTAGTAACCGGATCCACTAAAGGAATAGGAAAGGCGATTGCCAAAAAGTTACTGGAAGAAGGAGCCACCGTTATTGTTCATGGTAGCAGCGAGAAGTCTATAAATAAATCCAAAAACTATTTCGAAGGCTTTGATAAAGTCCGTTTTATGTCCGCAGACTTTGCAGTTGTTACATCCATCAATAAGATGATCAAGGATCTACCTGATATTGATATTCTCATTAATAATTTGGGAATATTTGGCGGCAAAGACTTTGAAGATATTACAGATGATGAATGGATGAATTTCTTTGAGGTGAACGTCATGAGCGGTATACGCATGAGCCGAGCGCTTTTTCCGCAAATGTTGAAAAAGAACGATAACGGCCGCATCATTTTTATCAGCAGTGAAAGTGGCTTCAACATTCCTGAGGAAATGATTCACTATGGAATGACCAAAACTGCACAACTAGCGGTTGCCAGAGGACTTGCAAAACTGACTAAAGGAACCACAGTAACGGTAAACAGTGTGTTGCCTGGACCGACTTATTCTGATGGTGTGCAGGATATGCTTGACAATATGAGCGATGGTGATTCTCACGACAAAGAACAGATGGAAGAACAGTTTTTCAACGAGCAACGGCCATCCAGTTTGATACAGCGATTTACAGATCCAGAAGAAATTGCCAACATGGCTGCCTATGTTTCCAGCCCATTATCCAGTGCAACTAATGGAGCATCACTGCGTGCCGAAGGTGGCATCGTTGATTTTATCTAA
- a CDS encoding Na(+)-translocating NADH-quinone reductase subunit F — MTPLTEQELHQLAMNIVGKELEEDGYDFLAVNSKPKKDPQFVVLKNKKLNFVVVRAVTYPANPVEYDEKLMQTVYEHAVKYKARTYFAGVGLANSRDYDMPVHHEDDYVVNYAGLIEIKD; from the coding sequence ATGACTCCATTAACAGAACAGGAATTGCACCAGCTAGCGATGAATATCGTGGGAAAGGAGCTTGAGGAAGATGGTTATGATTTTCTGGCCGTGAACTCAAAGCCCAAAAAAGATCCACAGTTTGTAGTGCTCAAAAACAAAAAACTAAACTTTGTAGTAGTGCGTGCTGTTACTTATCCCGCAAATCCCGTGGAATATGACGAGAAGCTGATGCAAACCGTTTATGAACACGCCGTAAAATATAAAGCCAGAACCTACTTTGCTGGTGTAGGCCTGGCCAATTCCAGGGATTATGATATGCCTGTACATCACGAGGATGATTATGTCGTGAATTATGCAGGACTTATTGAAATCAAGGATTAG
- a CDS encoding class I SAM-dependent methyltransferase, whose translation MKKLFKFFLNLIPRPWLISASYAVRPILAWWYRGNRYEDPIDGKKFRSFLPYGYGNVRENVLSPSTLSLERHRLLWLYLKKETSLFSQPTKLLHFAPEQCFYKRFRESENIIYTTTDLNSPLADVKADICNLPFANNEFDMILCNHVLEHIPDEQTAMQELYRVLRPGGTAIFQVPLENDRKKTFEDDTITDRAERARIFGQYDHVRVYGMDYFERLAAVGFKVQAVDYTATLPPEKVDYHRLAAGELIPVVTK comes from the coding sequence TTGAAAAAACTCTTCAAATTCTTTCTTAACCTTATACCACGACCATGGTTGATTAGCGCGAGTTATGCCGTGCGGCCCATTCTGGCCTGGTGGTATCGTGGTAATCGTTATGAGGATCCCATTGATGGAAAGAAATTCCGCAGTTTTTTGCCTTATGGTTATGGAAACGTTAGGGAGAATGTTCTGTCGCCTTCTACCCTATCGTTGGAACGCCATCGATTGCTTTGGTTGTATTTGAAAAAGGAAACCTCGCTTTTCTCTCAGCCTACAAAGCTGCTTCACTTTGCACCAGAACAATGTTTTTATAAACGCTTTCGCGAAAGCGAGAACATCATTTACACCACAACAGATCTAAATTCACCACTGGCAGATGTTAAGGCGGACATCTGCAATCTACCGTTTGCAAACAATGAATTTGATATGATTCTTTGCAATCATGTGCTCGAGCATATTCCAGATGAACAAACAGCAATGCAGGAATTATATCGAGTTTTGAGACCTGGAGGTACGGCTATATTTCAAGTACCGCTTGAAAATGATAGGAAAAAAACCTTTGAAGATGATACCATCACAGACCGCGCGGAGCGTGCACGTATCTTCGGTCAATACGACCACGTTCGGGTTTATGGGATGGATTATTTTGAGCGCCTAGCGGCTGTTGGATTTAAAGTTCAAGCTGTGGATTACACAGCGACTTTACCTCCAGAAAAAGTTGATTATCACCGACTGGCTGCTGGAGAACTGATTCCGGTAGTTACAAAATAG
- the map gene encoding type I methionyl aminopeptidase yields MIVTKTKEELEIMRQAALMVSKTLGMIAAEIKPGVTSQRLDDLAEQYIRDNGAIPGFKGLYDCPSTLLISPNEEVVHGLPKDVAIKDGDVLSIDCGAIVDGFYGDHAYTFTVGEVPEETKLLLERTKNSLYIGIEQFRLGNRVGDVGYAIQEYCEGFGYGVVRELVGHGLGRVMHEDPQMPNYGKRGRGKKFVEGMTVAIEPMINMGTKSIKHFPDGWTIKTRDGKPSAHFEHDVAMVDGEPRLLSTFDYVHEVLGIVSNEEDPYRWKD; encoded by the coding sequence ATGATAGTTACGAAAACAAAAGAGGAACTGGAAATCATGCGTCAAGCGGCGCTGATGGTGAGTAAAACCCTAGGAATGATCGCTGCAGAGATCAAACCTGGCGTCACTTCGCAGCGTCTAGATGACCTAGCTGAACAATATATACGAGACAATGGTGCGATCCCGGGATTTAAGGGATTGTACGATTGTCCCAGCACATTGCTGATTAGTCCTAACGAAGAAGTGGTTCACGGCTTGCCCAAAGATGTTGCCATCAAGGACGGCGATGTGCTTTCCATTGATTGTGGCGCCATAGTGGATGGTTTTTACGGCGATCATGCGTATACATTTACCGTAGGCGAAGTTCCCGAAGAAACGAAGTTACTACTCGAGCGAACTAAAAACTCATTATATATAGGTATCGAACAATTTCGTTTAGGGAATCGTGTGGGCGATGTGGGTTATGCGATTCAGGAATATTGTGAGGGTTTTGGATATGGTGTAGTTCGCGAATTGGTAGGTCACGGATTAGGTCGTGTGATGCACGAAGACCCGCAGATGCCTAACTATGGTAAACGTGGTCGCGGCAAAAAGTTCGTTGAAGGAATGACGGTGGCCATTGAACCCATGATCAACATGGGAACAAAAAGCATCAAGCATTTCCCAGACGGCTGGACGATCAAGACTCGCGATGGCAAACCTAGCGCGCACTTTGAACATGATGTGGCAATGGTGGATGGCGAACCAAGATTATTGAGTACGTTCGATTATGTACATGAAGTTTTGGGGATTGTTTCCAATGAGGAAGATCCATATCGTTGGAAAGATTAG
- a CDS encoding FAD:protein FMN transferase, giving the protein MKFYLVLVSLFVILSCKEATQDLSTTTQDIYGNAIGTTYSVKYFSDSTVDLEPKVDSLIDLFNQSMSTWVPDSRINQINAGKDSVAVGPEFKEVFDYAQEIYRKTDGYFDPTVGNLVNAYGFGADGKQEKIPEPYQIDSLLQYVGFYKLDMVPAATPDEFYVASSHSGIYLDFNAIAKGTLVDYIARMLENQGITDYLVEVGGEVTASGINLEKGQDWSVGIDDPTQTAGNRELITAVKLKDKAMAGSGNYRKFKIDEASGQEYVHTVNPLTGKAVPSEVLGVNVIADNCTLADGYATAFMAMPLEKSRRLLANLPEIEVLIMYMGTDGELKFETTPGFNQYVKQPIL; this is encoded by the coding sequence ATGAAATTCTATCTTGTTTTAGTTTCGCTTTTTGTTATTCTTTCATGTAAAGAGGCAACGCAGGATCTATCCACCACGACTCAAGATATTTATGGGAATGCTATAGGAACTACTTATAGTGTCAAGTATTTCTCAGATAGCACCGTCGACCTTGAGCCAAAAGTTGATAGTTTGATCGATCTGTTCAATCAAAGCATGTCCACTTGGGTTCCTGATTCCAGAATTAACCAGATCAATGCGGGAAAAGACAGCGTGGCCGTAGGTCCAGAGTTCAAGGAAGTTTTTGATTATGCTCAGGAAATCTACCGCAAGACCGATGGTTATTTTGATCCAACCGTTGGGAATTTGGTAAATGCTTATGGTTTTGGAGCAGATGGTAAACAAGAGAAAATTCCTGAACCGTATCAGATTGACAGTTTGTTGCAGTATGTGGGGTTTTATAAACTCGATATGGTTCCCGCAGCAACTCCAGATGAATTTTACGTAGCATCCAGTCACAGCGGTATTTACCTCGACTTCAACGCCATCGCCAAAGGAACATTAGTTGATTACATCGCCAGAATGCTAGAAAATCAAGGTATCACAGATTATCTGGTTGAAGTAGGTGGCGAGGTTACCGCTTCTGGAATCAATCTGGAAAAAGGTCAGGATTGGAGCGTAGGCATAGATGACCCTACCCAAACAGCTGGCAACCGAGAACTTATCACTGCGGTAAAATTGAAAGACAAAGCGATGGCAGGAAGCGGTAACTACCGTAAGTTTAAAATTGATGAGGCAAGTGGTCAGGAATATGTGCATACTGTCAATCCGCTGACTGGTAAAGCTGTTCCCAGCGAGGTGCTGGGCGTGAACGTCATTGCAGACAACTGCACACTTGCAGATGGTTACGCTACAGCTTTTATGGCAATGCCACTGGAAAAATCCCGAAGACTGTTAGCAAATCTTCCCGAAATTGAGGTGCTCATTATGTATATGGGAACTGACGGTGAACTCAAATTTGAGACTACGCCCGGATTTAACCAGTACGTGAAACAGCCTATTTTGTAA
- a CDS encoding cupin domain-containing protein produces the protein MDKINLSDKLDLFNETWTPKIISELNGQQVKLAKLHGEFVWHNHADEDELFYIIKGTLIIEFRDKVVELSAGEMIVVPAGVDHKPIAHQEVHVMLVEPAAIKHTGNVKHELTKEKLDWI, from the coding sequence ATGGATAAAATCAATCTTTCAGATAAGCTAGATCTCTTTAACGAAACTTGGACGCCAAAGATCATCAGCGAGCTTAACGGACAGCAGGTGAAACTAGCTAAACTTCACGGTGAATTTGTCTGGCACAATCATGCCGATGAAGATGAACTGTTCTACATTATAAAAGGAACGCTGATTATTGAATTCCGCGATAAGGTGGTAGAACTGAGTGCAGGCGAAATGATCGTGGTTCCCGCAGGAGTTGATCACAAACCCATAGCGCATCAAGAAGTTCATGTAATGCTCGTTGAGCCTGCGGCCATCAAACATACGGGTAATGTGAAACATGAGTTGACCAAGGAGAAGTTGGACTGGATATAG